Part of the Raphanus sativus cultivar WK10039 unplaced genomic scaffold, ASM80110v3 Scaffold4259, whole genome shotgun sequence genome, CTTGATAAATAGGTTTATTCTaggttttatttactgttttaagttacttactaaattttttgtttttttcttgtttttcaggtacatgccaatTAGTACCAGAAGCAGCAAGGGAGAATTGCTTTTCTTCTCAGACCTAGCACGTTTGGAACGCTTGATCCGCAAAGAGAAACtcgcagcatcgatcgataccacttaTACATCATCAATCGACACTTGTGAAAGAGAGTCGATCGACACATCATCTGCAACATTGGTCGATACCAATCTGCGAGCAACCATGAGCAAGATACTTGTGCTACAAAGGGATGAGAATGGGGACCTGCATGACCAGGATGGTCATTtgcgtaatgcagcaggtcagAGACTTGATGCTCAGGGGACTGTAATCCCTAACTCCGATATTGATGCTACAGGAGCTGCTATACCTGTAGATGAGAATACTCGACAAAGGACACTGGCTGACTACAACCGTCCAGAGAAATACTATTTCAACAGATCAGCCATTCGTCTACCAGATATCCAGACACAGAATTTCGAACTGAATCCAAAGTACTACACCCTCGTGGCacagataccttactctggattatctcacgagcatcctatggaccatctagaaaggttcgaggatcttatttCTCTTATCTGTATGGATgaagtccctgaggactacttgctttgcaagctcttcaaatactcacttgtTGGAGAAGCTTTGCATTGGCTTAAGCAGCTaccaccaggatctcttacatcctCGCCCGACATCCAAAATGCATTCCTGTGTAAATTCTTTGATGAATCACGGACtgaagaaataagagataaaatTTGGACATTCTCTCAGGGACCTACAGAAGGCTTCAAAAGCTCTTGGGAGAGGTTCAGGAGTTACCAAAGGGACTGTCCACATCATGGTTTTACGGAGGTTCAGCTGTTGATGAAATTCTGCAATGGTATTGAAGTGCAATATCATGTAATGCTGGACACTGCAAGCAAGGGGAACTTTAGAACAAGGACCCCAGAGGAAGCTCAGAGACTGATTGAGAGCTTGGCGTCCAGCACCAGTGTCAAAAATCTAGATATGCACAGGATAAAATCAGCTGTAAAGGATGACAACAAGATAATTGAGGCTGAGATTGGTTCTGTACATGAAGTCTCATTTGTGGAGCATGCTATATACCAGGATGAGGACCAGTACAATTTAGAAGAGATGAAATTTATGCTAGAGGAGCGCTTGAAAGAACAGCAGGAGATCACTGAGGAGCTTAATCTGCATTTGAATTCTCTCCACAAAGAGGTGAATGGAAAGATAGACATCATCGATACCCGTTTTAAGATGTTGTGCACCCAAGTTTCTCAGATTGAAAAAACtctgaaaaatgaaatttttcttCAAAGGAACGACACTGTTCACTTTGGTACTGTTCacgcgggtactgttcatccgagtactgttcatcgaggtactgttcatccgcATCGATCAATACTGTTCATCCGGTTATTATTCATCCGATTACTGTTCACCCTGGTACTGTTCAcgcgagtactgttcatcgaggtactgttcatccgatatcgatcgacactgttcatccccGTATcggtcgacactgttcatcacgGTACTGTTCACCGAAATACTGTCcatcgcgacactgttcatcgcggtactgttcatcgtgacactgttCACCCAAAAACTGTTCATCGGgacactgttcatcgtgacactattCATCCCGACTGGGAAGAGCAGCAGGTCGATTCCAGATGGGATAATTATTTTTGGAAGTAGTAAAACATGAGAAGTTGAAAGAAGAAGTCTTTTTAGTCGAAAGTTGCATGTTCATTGGTAGCTCGTACTTGTGTCGATCTACACCATCAGAtgaacatcgatcgacaccacttTTAGGGTCATGCAGTACTGTTCAAATTCAGAGCCACTCAGATTTCGCTGCTCAACACCCACATCCTCCCATCCCGTACCATGCTAAAACATATGACGTCGAGCAACACAAACAAAACGGTATTGATCGACCTCCATGggaaagcatcgatcgacagcggcTCACTACAAATCTAGTGTGTTTACCAGACCCTTATGCCCACGGTTCGAATGCAACTCGCAACCCATCTAAGACGCCAGTTTGCTTAAAGACAATGGAGAAGACCAGACAGCAACCTGCAGATGCACCAGACCAAAAGCAATTGGCTCTAGTTGAAActtctttcgttgagagtgtcgatcgacgacatcacctggtatcgatcgacaccaattGGACGGACATGAACCTGTCATGGAACGGGAAGCAACAAAAGAAGTGATTCAGATTGGGATGAGGTCGAAAGCTAAGAAACTCTATGTTCCCAAACACCTGATGAGAGAAGCTAACAAAGCTGAACTTGATGGATTTCACAAGAGGGTGAAGAGAGTTCCTAAGGGTATGACTTTTGAGGAAGCCTATTATAAGTACAGACTTGGTAATTTTTTCAGAGAGAGCAGAGAGACAGAAAAGGACATGGAGATATTATTCAACAAGGTCTGCCGTAAGCCTAAGAGGACTCTCAAGAAGGAACAATATCCTGGAAAGTTTCTAATTCCATGCTCTATAAATAACCACGATTTGCCAAACGCCCTCTGCGATACTGGATCTGCAGTGAGTATCATGGCTATAGACACTGCTGAAGTATTAGGATTAAAGACGAAACCTTCAAAAGATAGTTTCGCTTTCGTTGATAACTCCAAAGCAAACTCAGCAGGCATGATCAGGAATGTTAAAGTGGAGATAGGAGAATGCACTAttcctgtggattttcatgtcgtGGAGCTCAAATCAGGCAGGACATCTTCCCTTCTTTTTGGAAAAGCCTtcatggctacagtgggagcagTTTGTGATCTTAAGAAGAATAGGATGTGCCTAACTAATGTTGATGAAAATGTCTTCTATGAtcctgtggagaagaagaaaagtgaagATTTGATTTCATACATAGAGATGTTTGAAGATTCAGCACCTCTAACATATGGAGATCGCGAGTTTGCAAAATCAggatcaacatcgatcgacattcaaCTTTCAAGATCGGTCGACAATGAGCCTCACGAATCGACCGACACAGAGCCTTTAGAATCGGTCGACAGCATCCAAATTTCAGAACAGAACGAGACTGAAAAGTCTAAGTCTAGGGGAAGACctagaaagaggaagaagaaaataaaaaggaatataAATGCATATTCTCTATCACGGGTCCCTTCTCAGTGTCAGGAGGAAAGTCTTGAGTGTAGAGTGCGCCGCAGAGGAGGTCCAGCTTCATTTGCTAAGGTTAGAGTGCTATCTGATCCAAAACTGAGAGACAAAGGGGAAGCATCTGCAAGAGCTTTCATCAACTGCATCAACCAAATGAGGAAGAGAGACACAGAAACTTGTTTTGGAGCAAGTTCACATCCTCATCCAGATTAAATCAGACctccaaaagtcaagctaatgactaaaaataagcgctgagtgggaggcaacccactgttaggtttgttttacatttggttttattttcatgtactactgatttttgtttttagttattgcaggtgaaaaaaaaaaaagatgaacagtACGCCCGACACTATAGCGaggacatcgatcgatactgtagcaagcaaatcgatcgacactgtagcAGAGTTACTGTAGCAGAATCACTGTAGCAACGCTACTGTAGCAGagtcactgttcatccgaaaaaaaaaatatatatatatataataatttggttttatatttatccATTACTGtttgttttagtgttttatatagtttggttttacaacctgtcaactatgtttgcacttgctgagattgtttgaaggaaccaaagctgacctccaacctaatactgacttgatttgcttgtcttggggcttggtatacaagggatcggaatcctcctacgagtctggaaggtaaaaagtctgtgtgtttctggttcccttccttctctctcttcggcatctcaaagatctaagttttatgttataaaagattgaaatgatttcttgagaggcagaggggtaggagtgtctcctgcgaccccattattctaaatctcaaggatgatcacacattgtggaaacgagagataggtaaattacctgtgaccccattattcgctacactttgtcaaaatgtatgagttacaaatgcaatgtcaatgagatagactagatgacctgtgTTGGCATcaaaacctgttgaaattgaaactaataagagattcagagaagagagatgaggggagaaagggatcagagaagactacctgggTGTTCTgaaaaacttgtttgagttgaatccatgtgtcctttgatcgatactcccaaggtaaaacctacacttttatttttatgcaagaaatgaggttagtagaggggattgtcagacaagatctgttaggttgtggaactagtggaacttggttgctatactaggatattgtataatgtgcttctaaggttaggatgtttaatgatttggtttgcactactagagagatgatgaactgagtttttaaaattcttcgagtccctgctgttttcaaacctctttcagagagactgtctgttggttttgcttgaggaaaagcaaaaggataagtctgggggagttgatataccatggattttacccatttttacccatggtatataagtgttttagatactatttaatatgtattggagtctatttagagtatttacaggttcaggaacgatttggaaaaatatggtgattttggtgccttttggagtctttcgcagtgcagaactgcacagacgctttagatgtttagctctcgatggagaaattcccaccgttggatttagcccatcttttgacacaagatggagctttgagttagctttccaatgccaccggtctgaggtcaatccgcatcctgtagcatgagttatgcccgttttactgaagagtgatcagtctgcctcgcgagaggaagctgtcgagaagaggattgtatgtcgattgatgcaacagagtgcatgtcgatcgacagggacatcagaacgtgggctgagtatatttcatgatctactgaagcccaggagtcaccacaaagttaccaaaatacccttgacgatcAGAAACCATATTTATGTTAATTCTAAGccactgttgacggctacgctttctacgctttcttttgagtcattgttcttagtttaggagagaagagaggaactccttcagagtcctcttggaactcctttggtttttataaCTATTCTATTACAATTTCATCtactcatctatgatttctgtgacaactatcatgtctgagtagatccgcctgttaggtttagggttcagataggttatgaGGGATTAGCCTCAAATATAGAATTActaagttgtggtattaatcattgagactgttcttaatgcttgttcttgagtaattaacctgaacttgatcatagaatcattaggcacaagcgagagcttggtctcttatctgacttgtcttctctgatctaggattgctagataacagcgagagctggtttagaaaccctagcaaacatatattcaacccgcgcattaagcctactagaagcgtgtcgatcgatatcccgacaggtgaatcgatcgacggagcgaaaggtgtatcgatcgatactcctatagagtcatcgatcgacactttctaattgatcatc contains:
- the LOC130507282 gene encoding uncharacterized protein LOC130507282 — translated: MEREATKEVIQIGMRSKAKKLYVPKHLMREANKAELDGFHKRVKRVPKGMTFEEAYYKYRLGNFFRESRETEKDMEILFNKVCRKPKRTLKKEQYPGKFLIPCSINNHDLPNALCDTGSAVSIMAIDTAEVLGLKTKPSKDSFAFVDNSKANSAGMIRNVKVEIGECTIPVDFHVVELKSGRTSSLLFGKAFMATVGAVCDLKKNRMCLTNVDENVFYDPVEKKKSEDLISYIEMFEDSAPLTYGDREFAKSGSTSIDIQLSRSVDNEPHESTDTEPLESVDSIQISEQNETEKSKSRGRPRKRKKKIKRNINAYSLSRVPSQCQEESLECRVRRRGGPASFAKVRVLSDPKLRDKGEASARAFINCINQMRKRDTETCFGASSHPHPD